One window from the genome of Nitrosospira multiformis encodes:
- a CDS encoding anthranilate synthase component II, which produces MLLMIDNYDSFTYNLVQYFGELGEEVRVFRNDEITPDEVARLRPARIVISPGPCTPSKAGISIPLIELYNSQVPILGVCLGHQSIGQAFGGKIVHARKLMHGKTSPIFHKGTGMFRDLPSPFTATRYHSLVIERESLPDCLEITAWTEDGEIMGVRHKTLAVEGLQFHPESILTEHGHKLLKNFLNQ; this is translated from the coding sequence ATGCTGTTGATGATCGATAATTACGATTCCTTTACTTACAACCTGGTGCAATATTTTGGTGAGCTGGGCGAGGAAGTGAGGGTGTTTCGCAACGATGAAATCACGCCTGATGAAGTTGCACGGTTAAGGCCCGCGCGCATTGTCATTTCGCCCGGCCCTTGTACGCCCAGCAAGGCGGGGATATCGATACCGCTGATTGAACTTTACAATAGCCAGGTTCCCATACTGGGGGTCTGCCTCGGCCATCAAAGCATAGGCCAGGCATTTGGTGGCAAGATCGTTCATGCCAGAAAACTCATGCATGGCAAAACTTCGCCCATTTTCCACAAAGGCACAGGTATGTTTCGAGATCTGCCGAGTCCGTTTACGGCGACGCGTTATCATTCCCTTGTCATTGAACGTGAAAGTCTTCCGGATTGTCTTGAAATCACTGCCTGGACGGAGGATGGCGAAATCATGGGCGTACGCCATAAGACTCTGGCGGTTGAAGGTCTCCAGTTTCATCCGGAATCCATCCTGACCGAGCACGGACACAAATTGCTGAAAAACTTTCTGAATCAGTGA
- a CDS encoding porin: MKKKLIALAVAGALAAPVVASAQGTNVTIFGRVQAEYSLVDFSGSPSQGSLQDNSRSSRWGLHITEDLGNGFKANARLEQGLNAGSGSATTPREQWVGLSSNQWGDIKFGRVQSPFKDFAGGMTIDPFAYTTLQAGGSGGTMTASANGMGSGANTFVNSAIRYDSANIEGFSFSGLLMPGDANTLNPLQQGGIFSGIAPGGLGSNGNTGGRNGEFDGQAAAKYHMDYMGMGFDIFGGYSRDNANQTQKAIGLKTEEVWRVGASWAFENFKLSGQYEDINNAIGAATCSTAASLTANPLDAPGAGSGQCNSAMNAGGDGNIWFASAQYRWGNTTLVAQGGMTKAHAGGINSAAKRSADSFTVGAIHNLSKRTSIFGGYQHVYVTNPNAASANDIGGMVAPSYATGSRATYTVGVRHNF, encoded by the coding sequence ATGAAAAAGAAACTGATTGCACTGGCTGTCGCCGGGGCACTCGCAGCCCCGGTGGTTGCATCCGCTCAGGGGACGAATGTCACGATATTTGGCCGGGTGCAAGCTGAATATAGCCTGGTCGATTTTTCCGGTTCGCCCAGCCAGGGATCGTTGCAGGACAATTCCCGTTCGTCACGTTGGGGTCTGCATATCACCGAAGATCTGGGCAATGGGTTTAAGGCCAATGCCCGTTTGGAACAGGGCTTGAATGCCGGTTCCGGTTCGGCTACCACCCCGCGTGAGCAATGGGTTGGTCTTTCCAGCAATCAATGGGGCGATATCAAATTCGGCCGTGTTCAGTCTCCATTCAAGGACTTCGCGGGCGGCATGACGATTGATCCGTTTGCCTACACCACACTGCAAGCCGGCGGTTCCGGCGGCACCATGACTGCAAGCGCCAATGGTATGGGTTCCGGTGCGAATACGTTCGTCAACAGCGCGATCCGTTACGATTCCGCTAACATAGAAGGTTTCTCCTTCTCAGGTTTATTGATGCCCGGCGACGCAAATACGCTTAATCCTCTCCAACAGGGCGGCATTTTCTCCGGCATAGCCCCCGGCGGCTTGGGTAGCAATGGTAATACCGGCGGTAGAAATGGCGAATTCGATGGCCAGGCCGCTGCCAAATACCATATGGATTACATGGGCATGGGTTTTGATATATTCGGTGGCTATTCCAGGGACAATGCCAACCAGACACAGAAGGCCATAGGTTTGAAGACCGAAGAAGTATGGCGTGTTGGTGCCTCTTGGGCTTTCGAAAACTTCAAGCTTAGCGGTCAATATGAAGACATCAACAATGCTATTGGCGCCGCAACCTGTAGCACTGCTGCTTCCCTGACGGCTAATCCGCTGGATGCTCCTGGAGCCGGTTCAGGACAATGTAATTCCGCCATGAACGCCGGTGGGGACGGAAATATCTGGTTTGCCAGTGCCCAATACAGATGGGGTAATACTACTTTAGTGGCTCAAGGCGGTATGACCAAGGCACATGCGGGTGGCATCAATTCAGCAGCGAAACGCAGCGCTGACAGCTTTACGGTAGGTGCCATCCACAACCTGAGCAAGCGCACCAGTATTTTCGGTGGCTATCAGCACGTGTATGTGACT
- the trpC gene encoding indole-3-glycerol phosphate synthase TrpC, with protein sequence MSNILQEILTVKVQEIAAARAIKPLSAMRQEAEAAPPPRDFTGAIRARIAAGLPAVIAEIKKASPSRGVLRERFDPATIAASYASHGAACLSVLTDRQFFGGGTEYLKQARAACNLPVLRKDFMLDEYQVIEARAMGADCILIIVAVFCMPSSLTGQRRSENEIVAGMRKLESLARELGMGVLIEVHDRVELELALQLYSPLIGINNRNLRTFETQLDTTLQMLEHIPPARIVITESGIHAPADVILMRNHQVDAFLVGEAFMRADDPGVELERLFV encoded by the coding sequence ATGTCCAATATTCTGCAAGAGATTCTGACCGTCAAAGTACAGGAAATTGCCGCAGCAAGAGCGATCAAACCGCTATCCGCGATGCGTCAGGAAGCGGAAGCGGCCCCGCCGCCGCGTGACTTCACGGGAGCGATCCGCGCTAGAATTGCCGCCGGCCTGCCCGCGGTCATTGCGGAAATCAAGAAAGCCAGCCCTAGCCGGGGCGTGCTGCGTGAGCGCTTCGATCCTGCCACGATCGCCGCGAGTTACGCGTCGCATGGCGCAGCCTGCCTGTCGGTGTTGACCGACAGGCAATTTTTTGGCGGTGGCACGGAATACCTCAAGCAGGCCCGGGCCGCTTGCAACCTGCCGGTGCTGCGCAAAGATTTTATGCTGGACGAATATCAGGTGATCGAAGCCCGTGCGATGGGAGCGGACTGCATTCTGATCATTGTCGCGGTGTTTTGCATGCCTTCGTCTTTGACCGGACAACGCCGCTCAGAAAACGAAATCGTTGCGGGAATGCGCAAGCTCGAATCGCTTGCCCGGGAATTGGGCATGGGGGTATTGATTGAAGTTCACGATCGTGTGGAACTGGAACTCGCGTTACAGTTATATTCCCCCCTGATTGGCATCAACAACCGTAACTTGCGCACGTTCGAGACACAGCTGGATACTACGCTGCAAATGCTTGAGCATATTCCGCCGGCGCGTATCGTGATTACCGAAAGCGGGATTCACGCGCCGGCCGATGTGATATTGATGCGTAATCACCAAGTTGATGCTTTCCTGGTGGGTGAAGCGTTCATGCGCGCCGATGATCCGGGGGTTGAACTGGAACGATTATTCGTGTAG
- the trpD gene encoding anthranilate phosphoribosyltransferase, with product MSPQEALTRIIEHREIFHDEMLSLMRQIMRGELSPVLIAAIITGLRVKKETIGEITAAAQVMREFATRVEVADHRYLVDTCGTGGDAAHTFNISTTAAFVAAAAGARVAKHGGRSVSSKSGSADVLEALGVNLDQTPGQIAEDIREIGLGFMFAPNFHSAMKHAAPVRRDLGVRTLFNILGPLTNPAGAKNQVLGVFHPDLVGILARVLQRLGSDHVMVVHGGNGQGGLDEITIAGETRIGELRRGEVTEYTVKPEDFGLKAAAIETIQAQDSVQSREMLISVLDNQPGPALDVVLLNAGAAIYVAGVAKSLVQGVEKARAAIESGAAKAKLRELIKFSNRNSVLPG from the coding sequence ATGAGCCCGCAGGAGGCGCTGACGCGCATTATCGAGCACCGCGAAATATTTCATGACGAGATGCTTTCGCTCATGCGTCAGATCATGCGGGGAGAGTTGTCGCCAGTGCTCATCGCGGCCATTATCACCGGACTGCGGGTGAAGAAAGAAACCATCGGCGAAATTACCGCCGCGGCACAGGTAATGCGCGAATTTGCCACCCGGGTAGAGGTGGCGGATCATCGGTATCTTGTGGATACATGCGGAACCGGCGGGGATGCCGCGCATACTTTCAATATTTCCACCACCGCCGCTTTTGTCGCCGCCGCTGCTGGAGCGCGTGTCGCCAAACACGGCGGGCGCTCCGTATCCAGCAAATCGGGAAGCGCCGATGTGCTTGAGGCCTTGGGCGTCAACCTTGATCAGACACCCGGACAAATAGCGGAGGATATAAGGGAAATCGGTCTCGGCTTCATGTTCGCTCCCAATTTTCATAGTGCGATGAAGCATGCCGCGCCGGTGCGGCGAGATCTGGGGGTGCGCACATTGTTCAACATCCTGGGGCCATTGACCAATCCCGCCGGGGCGAAAAATCAGGTGCTGGGTGTATTTCATCCCGATCTTGTCGGTATTCTCGCGCGGGTGTTGCAGCGCCTGGGCAGTGATCATGTAATGGTGGTCCATGGCGGGAACGGGCAAGGCGGTCTGGATGAAATCACCATAGCGGGTGAGACTCGTATCGGTGAACTCAGGCGCGGTGAGGTGACCGAATATACTGTCAAACCGGAGGACTTCGGTTTGAAGGCGGCCGCGATTGAAACGATACAGGCGCAAGACAGCGTACAATCCAGGGAAATGTTGATATCGGTGCTGGATAATCAACCAGGCCCCGCGCTTGATGTTGTGCTGCTCAATGCGGGGGCGGCGATTTATGTCGCAGGGGTGGCGAAATCGCTGGTGCAGGGTGTGGAAAAAGCTCGCGCCGCGATAGAAAGCGGTGCGGCCAAGGCAAAGCTGCGGGAGCTGATCAAGTTCTCAAATCGGAATAGCGTCTTGCCAGGTTAG